From the genome of Vibrio navarrensis, one region includes:
- a CDS encoding helix-turn-helix domain-containing protein, translating into MAKRDLHNVLFPKQRKILTQFGEDLLLAMKRRGFTKKLLCERTGFDHKTVNKVFAGDPGVAIGTYLKVMAVLGMESNFAEMAAHDEVGIKLQNIKLLEGSK; encoded by the coding sequence ATGGCTAAGCGTGACTTACACAATGTACTGTTTCCAAAGCAGCGCAAAATCCTGACGCAGTTTGGTGAAGACTTGCTGTTGGCGATGAAACGACGTGGTTTTACAAAAAAGCTACTGTGTGAACGTACTGGTTTTGATCATAAAACCGTGAATAAAGTCTTCGCCGGTGATCCGGGCGTTGCCATAGGCACTTACTTAAAAGTGATGGCCGTTCTTGGCATGGAAAGCAACTTTGCAGAAATGGCCGCTCATGATGAAGTGGGTATCAAGCTGCAAAACATAAAATTGCTGGAAGGTTCAAAATGA
- a CDS encoding type I restriction-modification system subunit M — translation MAIKKTELYSSLWASCDELRGGMDASQYKDYVLTMLFMKYVSDKYKGDPYGMIVVPPGASFDDMVALKGDKEIGDKINKVISALAEENDLKGVIDVADFNDEDKLGKGKEMVDRLGKLIGIFEGLNLGDNRADGDDLLGDAYEYLMRHFATESGKSKGQFYTPSEVSRILSKVIGIDSNTPQDATVYDPTCGSGSLLLKASDEAPRGLSIFGQEMDNATSALARMNMILHNNATAKIWKGNTIADPQWKEANGQLKTFDFAVANPPFSNKNWTSGINPNDDEFGRFSWGIPPEKNGDYTFLLHIIKSLKSTGKGAVILPHGVLFRGNAEARIRENLIKQGYIKGIIGLPANLFYGTGIPACIIVIDKEHANARSGIFMVDASKGFMKDGNKNRLRSQDIHKIVDVFTKQLELSRYARMVPLSEIAANGYNLNIPRYIDSSEPEDLHDLSAHLQGGIPNRDIDALERYWQVFPSIRATLFEPAREGYSKALVKASEVKNTILNHDEFKTFAVQSLMPFTEWAQRSNLQGIAIGEAESLPPGDSAYRPSMDITPKQIIHRISEDLLQSYAQTPLLSKYDIYQILMDYWADSMQDDVYVLVQDGWQAGKVLRELVVKKGEKLKESPDLVIGKAKYKAELIPPALIVAHFFAAEQAKVDTLQSLLDSASQELETYLEENSGEDGLLNDALNDKDKVTKATVTARLKLATDSDEKAALKQAKKLFDAEADAKKALKEAQDALDLAVFKHYPKLSTDEIKSLIVEDKWLATLEGNIVAEIERVTQQLANRVKELEERYSEPLPALTQSVESLSDKVAGHLKAMGLEWTV, via the coding sequence ATGGCCATTAAGAAAACCGAACTCTACTCCTCCCTTTGGGCTAGCTGTGACGAGCTGCGCGGCGGTATGGATGCCAGCCAGTACAAAGACTATGTGCTGACCATGCTGTTTATGAAGTATGTCTCTGATAAGTACAAAGGCGACCCGTACGGCATGATTGTGGTGCCGCCAGGTGCCAGCTTTGACGATATGGTCGCGCTGAAAGGCGACAAAGAAATTGGCGACAAAATCAACAAAGTCATCAGCGCCCTTGCAGAAGAAAACGACCTCAAAGGCGTCATCGACGTTGCCGACTTCAACGATGAAGACAAGCTTGGCAAAGGTAAAGAGATGGTTGATCGGCTAGGTAAGCTAATCGGCATTTTTGAAGGGCTAAACCTTGGCGATAACCGCGCCGATGGCGATGACTTGTTGGGCGATGCTTACGAATATTTGATGCGCCACTTTGCAACGGAATCCGGTAAATCCAAAGGCCAGTTTTATACGCCATCGGAAGTGTCACGCATCCTTTCTAAAGTGATTGGTATTGATAGCAATACCCCGCAAGATGCCACCGTCTACGACCCAACCTGTGGTTCAGGTTCGCTATTGCTAAAAGCCAGTGATGAAGCGCCGCGTGGCTTGAGTATTTTTGGCCAAGAGATGGACAACGCGACCAGTGCCTTGGCGCGTATGAACATGATCCTGCATAACAACGCCACCGCCAAAATCTGGAAAGGCAACACCATTGCTGACCCGCAATGGAAAGAGGCAAACGGCCAACTTAAGACTTTTGATTTTGCTGTGGCCAACCCGCCGTTTTCCAACAAAAACTGGACCAGCGGCATTAACCCGAACGACGACGAGTTTGGCCGTTTCAGTTGGGGCATTCCACCCGAGAAAAATGGCGACTACACCTTTTTGCTGCACATCATTAAAAGCCTAAAAAGCACCGGTAAAGGCGCGGTCATTCTGCCTCACGGCGTTTTGTTCCGTGGCAACGCCGAAGCGCGTATTCGTGAAAACCTGATTAAACAAGGTTACATCAAAGGCATAATCGGTTTACCGGCCAACCTGTTTTACGGCACCGGCATTCCTGCCTGTATTATCGTGATTGATAAAGAGCACGCGAACGCTCGCAGCGGCATCTTTATGGTCGATGCCAGCAAAGGCTTCATGAAAGACGGCAATAAAAACCGCCTGCGCAGCCAAGATATTCATAAAATCGTTGACGTTTTTACCAAGCAGCTAGAACTGTCGCGCTACGCGCGTATGGTGCCGCTCTCTGAGATTGCCGCCAACGGCTACAACCTCAATATTCCGCGTTATATCGACTCCAGTGAGCCAGAAGACCTCCACGACTTAAGCGCCCATCTGCAAGGCGGTATTCCAAACCGCGACATCGATGCCTTAGAGCGTTACTGGCAAGTCTTCCCGAGCATTCGCGCCACGCTGTTCGAACCTGCGCGTGAGGGTTACAGCAAAGCCTTGGTCAAAGCCTCCGAGGTGAAAAACACCATCCTGAACCATGACGAGTTTAAAACCTTTGCTGTACAAAGCTTAATGCCGTTTACCGAGTGGGCGCAGCGCTCAAACCTACAAGGCATTGCAATTGGCGAGGCCGAATCGCTGCCTCCTGGCGATTCGGCATACCGTCCATCCATGGACATAACACCCAAACAGATTATTCACCGCATCAGTGAAGACCTGTTGCAGAGCTATGCACAAACACCACTGCTGAGTAAATACGACATCTACCAGATCCTGATGGATTACTGGGCCGATAGCATGCAAGACGATGTGTACGTGCTGGTGCAAGACGGCTGGCAAGCAGGCAAGGTACTGCGTGAGTTGGTCGTCAAAAAAGGTGAAAAACTGAAAGAATCGCCTGATTTAGTGATTGGTAAAGCCAAATACAAAGCCGAACTTATCCCGCCAGCGTTAATCGTCGCGCACTTTTTTGCTGCTGAACAAGCCAAAGTCGATACGCTGCAATCGCTATTGGATAGCGCCAGCCAAGAGCTTGAAACCTACCTTGAAGAAAACTCGGGTGAAGACGGTTTACTAAACGATGCGCTCAATGACAAGGACAAAGTCACCAAAGCTACGGTGACAGCGCGTTTGAAACTCGCCACCGACTCAGATGAAAAGGCCGCGCTAAAACAAGCCAAAAAGCTGTTTGATGCAGAGGCCGATGCCAAAAAAGCCCTAAAAGAAGCGCAAGACGCGCTGGATTTAGCGGTATTTAAGCATTACCCCAAACTCAGTACAGATGAGATCAAATCCCTGATTGTGGAAGACAAATGGCTGGCAACGCTTGAAGGTAATATTGTCGCCGAAATCGAGCGCGTCACCCAACAACTGGCCAATCGTGTGAAAGAGCTGGAAGAGCGTTACAGCGAGCCACTGCCAGCCCTTACCCAATCAGTAGAAAGTCTGAGCGATAAAGTAGCAGGTCACTTAAAAGCTATGGGGCTGGAGTGGACGGTATGA
- a CDS encoding restriction endonuclease subunit S, with protein MSGVAEVSPKYLAETASVAIPAGYKQTEVGVVPEDWDVCELQDAVNFLDGLRRPVKSGDRAKISGIYPYYGASGIVDYVNDYIFDDELILLGEDGENILSRNLPLAFKVSGKIWVNNHAHVMKPNEYFDITYLTEFLESLDYSLLNSGTAQPKLNKQACLRIKVAKPPRNEQTAIANALSDVDALISELEKLIAKKQAIKTATMQQLLTGHTRLPQFALREDGTPKRTKPSELGEIPEDWEVHSLSSICDVRDGTHDSPKYKDNGIPLVTSKNIVDDILDLSNVSLISPEDAFEIDKRSKVDKGDIIMSMIGTVGSAVLLLEEPKFCIKNVALFKPKKVSGEFLVQLIRSKIFQDYLEDSMDGGIQKFVSLGTLRNMEISLPSEREQAAIATILSDMDEEIQALEQRLGKTRQIKQGMMQELLTGKTRLIKPSKEVIHE; from the coding sequence ATGAGTGGCGTAGCGGAAGTTAGTCCAAAGTATCTGGCGGAAACTGCATCAGTCGCGATTCCAGCTGGATATAAACAGACGGAAGTTGGAGTGGTTCCTGAAGATTGGGATGTTTGTGAGCTTCAAGATGCAGTAAATTTTCTAGATGGTTTGCGGCGACCAGTTAAGTCAGGTGATCGTGCAAAAATTAGTGGTATATACCCATACTACGGCGCTTCAGGGATTGTTGATTATGTCAATGACTACATTTTCGATGATGAACTCATACTGTTAGGTGAGGATGGTGAGAATATTCTGAGCAGAAACTTACCACTTGCATTTAAGGTTTCTGGAAAAATCTGGGTCAACAATCATGCACATGTCATGAAACCCAATGAATATTTTGACATTACATACCTAACAGAGTTTTTGGAAAGCTTAGATTATTCACTATTAAACTCAGGTACAGCGCAGCCAAAGTTAAACAAACAAGCCTGCTTGAGAATAAAGGTTGCAAAGCCGCCCAGAAATGAACAAACAGCCATCGCCAATGCCTTGTCTGATGTCGATGCCTTGATCAGCGAGCTGGAAAAACTGATCGCCAAAAAACAGGCAATCAAAACCGCCACCATGCAACAACTCCTCACCGGCCACACCCGCCTGCCGCAATTTGCTTTGCGTGAAGATGGCACGCCAAAACGCACCAAGCCTAGTGAGTTGGGGGAAATACCGGAGGATTGGGAGGTTCATTCGTTATCGTCGATATGTGACGTAAGAGATGGAACCCATGACTCGCCAAAATACAAAGATAATGGCATCCCTCTGGTTACTTCTAAAAACATTGTTGATGACATTTTAGACCTTAGTAATGTTTCGCTTATTTCACCTGAAGATGCCTTTGAAATAGACAAACGTTCGAAAGTGGATAAAGGTGACATCATCATGTCAATGATTGGAACCGTTGGAAGTGCAGTATTGCTACTAGAAGAACCAAAATTCTGCATTAAAAATGTTGCTTTATTTAAACCAAAGAAAGTGTCTGGTGAGTTCCTTGTACAACTAATTCGATCGAAAATTTTTCAAGATTACCTTGAAGATAGTATGGATGGTGGGATTCAAAAGTTTGTTTCATTGGGGACTTTACGCAATATGGAGATTTCATTGCCATCTGAACGAGAACAAGCCGCCATCGCCACCATCCTCTCCGATATGGACGAAGAGATTCAGGCACTGGAACAACGCCTTGGCAAAACCCGCCAAATCAAACAAGGCATGATGCAGGAGCTGCTGACGGGTAAAACGCGATTAATCAAGCCATCAAAGGAGGTTATTCATGAGTGA
- a CDS encoding sulfatase-like hydrolase/transferase, translating to MKRKSQNHVRSALIITFAMLLSACNWNSTDNRAVEPNPPTPPVAEPLPNILFVIMDDVGIDQLSAMGYGGAQPPVTPAINAIAEQGVRFRNTWSMPECSPGRVALFTGRYPLRSNTYQALGPNDLANSQVSPYELTTAKMLKNANYESAMFGKFHLAGPEFNPAGNGTPSQLGWDFFYGWTGGLPASIDTTAGGVGQVGTYSCGFIPSRNEDPVHGADFGACYIPNSENVRCEEVEGSQTYAAGLQCLTQGGVLVPEASCAAEPPASVNFEVENAYYVSPLVINEGGEVSEISLRDPRARGYRTSIEAAAAREWITSRSGEQPWMASLTFTAPHTPIQTPPMELLQSGVGSHLAADCSFAPESLVNFRRTSDAMIEAMDYEFEQLLVDIGVAEHGANGEITYRPESNTVVVVVGDNGSFGPTVKAPFDLTRAKGSAYQTGIWVPLIIAGPMVSEPNRDVEHMVNAVDVFSLFAEIAGVDLAEIAQSELDSVKMLPYLTQVNAESQRNYNFAQGGLNIQLNGGRNGPCVIGQCTHTPISKSVCEDNGGVWWGVGADNSEVVNFYNSGNLEQCWQVNQAIFNVNPQEYDAQKIEMGATRYEAVRNDNYKLVSNHALDYNPSTDSEIDIYTVEFYRVDQAAALPKLDREDDDLLQGGGLTNLALLTAEERTNFDALNQHLTAILASKPGCLGDGNYDGVVDQRDLDNYHALIASGWSGSSWYDFNYDGVTDETDLEIILANQGKSCAG from the coding sequence ATGAAACGTAAGAGTCAGAACCATGTGCGCAGTGCGTTAATTATTACTTTTGCCATGTTACTCAGTGCCTGTAATTGGAATTCAACGGATAACCGAGCTGTTGAGCCGAACCCGCCAACCCCGCCGGTCGCCGAGCCGCTCCCGAATATTCTATTTGTGATTATGGATGATGTGGGGATCGATCAACTTAGTGCTATGGGTTATGGCGGTGCCCAGCCGCCAGTAACGCCAGCCATTAATGCTATAGCGGAGCAAGGTGTACGTTTTCGCAACACTTGGTCTATGCCGGAATGTTCACCCGGGCGAGTCGCCTTATTTACTGGTCGTTACCCGCTCCGGTCTAATACTTACCAAGCACTTGGGCCGAATGACCTAGCGAATTCGCAAGTGTCGCCCTATGAATTAACCACGGCCAAAATGCTTAAAAATGCTAACTATGAGAGCGCCATGTTTGGCAAATTTCATTTAGCAGGGCCAGAGTTTAATCCGGCAGGAAATGGCACTCCAAGTCAATTAGGCTGGGATTTCTTTTATGGTTGGACGGGTGGGTTACCCGCGAGTATCGACACCACAGCAGGCGGCGTAGGCCAAGTAGGAACTTATTCATGTGGCTTTATCCCGTCGCGGAATGAGGACCCCGTTCATGGCGCCGACTTTGGTGCTTGTTATATTCCGAACTCGGAAAATGTTCGCTGTGAAGAGGTTGAGGGCAGCCAAACCTATGCCGCTGGCTTGCAGTGCCTAACGCAAGGTGGTGTGTTGGTACCCGAAGCCAGTTGCGCCGCGGAGCCACCCGCAAGCGTGAATTTTGAGGTTGAAAATGCCTACTATGTATCCCCGTTGGTTATTAATGAAGGCGGAGAGGTGAGTGAAATTTCCTTGCGTGATCCTCGAGCGCGCGGTTATCGCACCAGTATTGAAGCGGCCGCTGCGCGGGAATGGATAACAAGTCGTTCAGGTGAGCAACCCTGGATGGCATCGCTAACCTTTACCGCCCCTCACACCCCAATTCAAACACCGCCGATGGAGCTGTTACAGTCAGGAGTAGGGAGTCACTTAGCCGCTGATTGTAGTTTTGCGCCGGAGTCACTCGTTAATTTTCGGCGTACCTCCGACGCCATGATTGAAGCCATGGATTATGAGTTTGAACAGCTTTTGGTGGATATTGGCGTGGCAGAGCATGGGGCTAATGGCGAGATTACTTACCGCCCAGAAAGTAATACGGTTGTAGTGGTGGTGGGTGACAACGGGTCTTTTGGGCCGACGGTAAAAGCACCATTTGACTTAACGCGAGCGAAAGGGTCCGCGTATCAAACGGGTATTTGGGTACCGCTCATTATAGCAGGGCCTATGGTGAGTGAACCGAACCGAGATGTAGAACACATGGTTAATGCGGTTGATGTATTCTCATTATTTGCTGAAATTGCAGGTGTCGATTTGGCTGAAATTGCGCAAAGCGAGCTCGATAGTGTGAAAATGCTGCCTTACCTCACTCAGGTGAATGCCGAATCGCAACGAAACTATAACTTTGCCCAAGGCGGTTTAAATATTCAGCTGAATGGCGGGCGTAATGGGCCATGTGTTATTGGGCAGTGTACACATACTCCGATTAGCAAGTCAGTTTGTGAAGACAATGGTGGCGTTTGGTGGGGTGTTGGTGCAGACAACTCAGAGGTTGTTAATTTTTATAATAGTGGCAACTTAGAGCAGTGCTGGCAGGTGAATCAGGCCATTTTCAATGTTAATCCACAAGAGTACGACGCGCAGAAAATTGAAATGGGTGCTACGCGCTATGAGGCGGTGCGCAATGACAACTACAAACTGGTGAGTAACCATGCGCTTGATTACAACCCGAGTACCGACAGCGAGATAGATATTTACACGGTGGAGTTTTATCGGGTCGATCAAGCGGCAGCATTGCCAAAACTTGACCGTGAAGACGATGATTTGTTGCAGGGCGGCGGTTTAACCAACCTCGCACTGCTCACGGCCGAAGAGCGTACGAATTTCGACGCATTGAACCAGCACCTTACTGCGATTCTTGCCTCCAAACCTGGGTGCCTTGGCGATGGCAACTATGATGGCGTTGTGGACCAGAGAGACCTTGATAACTACCACGCGCTGATAGCAAGTGGCTGGAGTGGGTCGAGTTGGTACGACTTCAATTACGACGGCGTAACCGACGAAACCGACCTCGAAATCATTTTAGCCAACCAGGGCAAGAGCTGCGCGGGCTAG
- a CDS encoding type II toxin-antitoxin system HipA family toxin, whose protein sequence is MSREIVEVYADWQPIEAPLLIGLLAYSDSSRGGVFSFAYDKAFLTSAYRLQIDPILTLHSGELYNDEADKNFRVFLDSSPDRWGRILMQRRAAIEARKGIRATSRLNELDYLLGVHDSYRMGGIRFKRVGSDAFLDDNSEFAAPPMASLRELEHAAMQIEKDDNIDSDEYYRWLKMLISPGSSLGGARPKACVTDEQGHLWIAKFPNLNDTFDVGAWEMVCYELALAAGVDMFPSEIRQFSSGHHTFLTKRFDRDGDQRLHFSSAMTQLQYYDGEQSQGASYLEIAEFISNSGAQTEADLAQLWRRIVFNIAVSNTDDHLRNHGFLLTKNGWKLSPAYDLNPIVGKHGLHLNITDADNTLDYQLAFDVKDFFRLSQTQATQIYDEVLIAVKQWQTVAKRLGISRAEQAMKQSAFNV, encoded by the coding sequence ATGAGCCGTGAAATCGTCGAAGTCTATGCCGACTGGCAGCCAATTGAAGCGCCTTTGCTAATTGGGCTGCTTGCTTACAGTGATTCAAGCCGAGGTGGCGTATTTAGTTTTGCCTACGATAAAGCATTTTTAACCTCAGCCTATCGCTTGCAAATTGATCCAATCCTAACGCTTCACTCCGGTGAACTCTATAACGATGAAGCCGATAAAAACTTTCGCGTATTTCTTGATTCATCGCCTGATAGATGGGGGCGTATTTTAATGCAGCGGCGTGCGGCGATTGAGGCGCGCAAAGGCATTCGAGCAACAAGTCGATTAAACGAATTGGATTACCTGCTGGGCGTACATGACTCTTATCGGATGGGGGGGATTCGATTTAAGCGAGTAGGCTCGGATGCTTTTTTGGACGACAACTCTGAGTTTGCTGCGCCACCAATGGCTTCTTTGCGAGAGCTAGAGCACGCAGCAATGCAGATTGAAAAAGACGATAACATCGACAGTGACGAGTATTACCGCTGGTTGAAAATGCTGATTTCACCAGGATCATCATTAGGTGGTGCAAGACCCAAGGCTTGTGTCACAGATGAACAAGGCCACTTGTGGATTGCCAAGTTTCCCAACTTAAATGATACCTTTGATGTGGGGGCGTGGGAGATGGTCTGTTATGAATTGGCTTTGGCGGCAGGTGTTGACATGTTTCCAAGTGAGATTAGGCAGTTTTCCTCTGGGCATCATACCTTTTTAACAAAACGGTTTGACCGCGACGGCGATCAGCGGCTGCATTTTTCATCGGCCATGACTCAACTGCAATACTATGATGGTGAACAATCTCAAGGTGCCAGCTATTTAGAAATTGCTGAATTTATTTCCAATTCTGGTGCACAAACCGAAGCTGATTTAGCGCAGTTATGGCGACGTATCGTGTTTAATATTGCGGTGTCCAACACGGATGATCACCTGCGTAACCATGGCTTTTTATTAACAAAGAATGGCTGGAAGTTATCACCCGCTTATGATTTAAACCCGATAGTGGGTAAGCATGGTCTGCATCTGAATATTACCGATGCAGACAACACTTTAGACTACCAATTAGCCTTTGACGTAAAAGACTTCTTCCGACTTTCGCAAACCCAAGCCACGCAAATTTACGATGAAGTATTAATTGCTGTTAAGCAATGGCAAACCGTTGCTAAGCGGCTAGGGATCAGCCGAGCGGAGCAAGCCATGAAACAATCAGCGTTTAACGTTTAA
- a CDS encoding helix-turn-helix domain-containing protein translates to MIRCHLARLMGERKMRISDVMRETGLSRTTVTLLYKETALKVDLEALDKLCSLFNCELNQLLEHIPAKSQTMKD, encoded by the coding sequence ATGATCCGCTGCCACCTAGCCCGATTAATGGGTGAGAGAAAAATGCGCATTAGCGACGTGATGCGAGAAACCGGCCTCAGCCGTACCACCGTCACGCTACTGTACAAAGAAACTGCGCTTAAGGTGGACTTAGAGGCGCTCGATAAGCTGTGCAGTTTGTTTAACTGCGAGTTAAACCAATTATTGGAACATATTCCGGCCAAAAGCCAGACGATGAAAGATTAA